In Sorghum bicolor cultivar BTx623 chromosome 10, Sorghum_bicolor_NCBIv3, whole genome shotgun sequence, one genomic interval encodes:
- the LOC8072662 gene encoding E3 ubiquitin-protein ligase RING1, whose translation MVLKLAMIVLPPLMVTIVVLSLIGASWDVMARVTVVLVAFLLVIGLCDRMRQGQQLAAAESMAAAHPQESSALGLGASAIASLPVYKYEKKSGGGSDECSICLAEMKPMETVKQLPVCTHLFHEGCIDLWLWSHRTCPVCRSPVVVAVAPASVEIHVRHQDSS comes from the coding sequence ATGGTTCTCAAGCTCGCCATGATCGTCCTCCCACCGTTGATGGTAACTATAGTGGTGCTGTCCCTGATTGGTGCTTCTTGGGACGTCATGGCGCGCGTCACCGTCGTCCTGGTCGCCTTCCTCCTCGTGATAGGGCTGTGCGACCGCATGAGGCAGGGGCAACAGCTAGCTGCTGCTGAGTCCATGGCGGCCGCTCATCCACAGGAGTCGTCGGCACTCGGGCTTGGCGCGTCTGCCATCGCCAGTCTCCCAGTGTACAAGTACGAGAAGaagagcggcggcggcagcgacgAGTGCTCCATCTGCCTCGCCGAGATGAAGCCAATGGAGACGGTGAAGCAGCTACCCGTGTGCACGCACTTGTTCCACGAAGGGTGCATCGACCTGTGGCTGTGGTCTCACCGGACGTGCCCGGTGTGCCGTAGTCCTGTTGTCGTGGCGGTTGCGCCGGCGAGCGTGGAGATCCATGTGCGCCATCAGGACAGTAGTTGA